The window GGAGTGAGGGCTGATGAAAGAAGAATTCCGTGTGGACGAACATCTGGACGATTTCAGAGCCGACGCTCCCGTCCATGACGAGATAAAAAATATCGCCGAACTTCCCGCCGGTGATCGTGAAAGGCTTCTGCGGGCCGGTATCGACGACGAGGAGAAGGCGGCGGGGACCTTTGTCCACGCCGACCATAACACCGTCTACTGCAACGCGAACCTCAAGGGCGTGGAGCTGATGCCCATCTCCTACGCGCTCTTTAAGTATGACGGGCTCAAAGACTACTGCTGGAAGATCATCGAGAAAGAAAAAGACCCCTTCACCGAATTGGCGGCGAAGCGTTCCGAGGGCGGATACTTCATCCGCACCGAAAAGGGCGCGAAGGTCGACTATCCCGTCCAGGCCTGCATGTACATTGAGACGGACGCGCTGGCGCAGGACGTGCACAATATCGTCATCGCGGAGGAGGGTTCGGAACTCAACATCATCTCCGGCTGCGCCTCGGGGCCCAACGTGCGCTCCGGCCTCCATGTCGGCGTCTCCGAGATGTATGTCAAGAAGGGGGCGACGCTCTCCTTCACGATGGTCCACGACTGGGCCGAGGAGATGTCGGTGCGCCCGCGTACCGTCGTCGTCGTCGAAGAGGGGGGCCGCTACATCTCCAACTACATTTGCCTCAAACCGGCAAAAGACCTGCAGATGTACCCGACTGTCTATCTCAACGGCGAGGACTCCGTCGCCACATTCAACACCGTGCTGATGGCGGGCCCCGGCTCAAAGATGGACACCGGCTCGCGCGTCTATCTGCGCGGGAGGGGGAGCCGCGCGGAGATCGTCTCACGCACCGTCTCCACCGGAGGGGACATCTACGCGCGCGGCCACCTTATCGGCGAAGAGGCGGGCGTCAAGGCGCACCTGGAATGCAACGGCCTGCTGCTCTCAAACCAGGGCAAGATCCACGCAATACCGGAGCTTGAGGCGCGCCATAAAGACCTAGAGATGTCGCACGAGGCGGCGGTCGGCAAGATAAACCAGGAGGAGACGGAATATCTCATGGCGCGCGGCCTCTCCGAGACCGAGGCGCAGTCGTTGATCATCAAAGGCTTCCTCTCGCTCGACATCCTCGGCCTGCCGGAGTCGCTGCGCAAAGACGTGGAGCGGACGATCGAGGAATCGACGGCCGCCGGGGCGATGTGACGGCCGAAATATAGATTGGAGGCAACATTGTGAAAAATAAAGTACTTACCGCGTTGCTCCTGCTGCTCTGCCTGCAGGCGCTGCCTTTCGCCGCCTTTGGCGGCGAAAAAGCCGTGAAACCGGGGAACCCCGCCGCCTATCTGACCACAAAGGCTCAGCGCCTGTCTCTTGCGACTCTGCATGACATAGACGACGGGAAACTCTACACGATTGATTACACCGCGGACTACAGGCTGGACAAAATGCTGAAGTCAAACGTTGACGGCGTGCGCTCCTGCATATCATTCGTTGAGAAACATCTGCTTAAAGAGGGTGCGAAGGCGGATATAAAGGCCGGCGGCGGGTGCAGCGCCTTCGCCGTCAGAGCCGGGGACGGCAAAGTCATATACGGACGTAATTTTGACTATAAAATGGATATGACGGCGGTCCTGATCCGCACGGCTCCCAAGGGCGGCTATGTCTCGATCGGCCTCGCCGACGCGGGCTGGGTCGGCTATGGAATCGGCAGCCTCGGCGACGGCGTCAGCGACATTTCAATGGCGGTAGGGCTGCCCTATCTGATAATGGACGGTATGAACGAAAAGGGGCTTGCCGTCAGCGTCTTCTACCTTGACGGAGAGCCGGCGCGGCAGAATACGGGGAAGCCGAAGATTATGACCACGGTAGCCATGCGGCTGATGCTGGACCGCGCCGCCAACGTTGACGAGGCTCTTGCGCTGGTGGGGCAATACGACATGCAATCTGCGATGCCGGACGCCAACTTTCACTTCCTTATCTCGGACGCCTCCGGACGCAGCGTTGTTCTGGAATACTGCGGTAATAAAATGTCCGTCCTCGACGAACACTATGTCACTAACTTCTACCTTGACCCCTCGATGGAGGGATTGGGGCACGGCAAAGACAGATATGAAATATTGAAGTCCGTGCTGGCCTTCAAAAAGGATGTCCTGAGCGAAAAAGAGGCGATGTCGCTGCTTGAAATGGTGAGCCAGCCGGAGACCGAGGCCTCGACGAGCATGACGCAGTGGTCGGTGGTCTATAACCTCACAGATTTGAACGCGACGGTTGCCATCCGCCGGGAATACGAAAAGCTCTTCCGCTTCTCGATTAGCGACATCAGCGGTAAATAGCGGGCGATGCGCCAGCCCTCCGGTCGGCGCGTATCGCTGTGTGGCCGCGCGGGGCATACGATATACCGTATCCTCCGCGTGGCCGCTGCTTACATAATGCGTAACGACATGGCTATATTGATGAAACAGGTGGAGATGCCGAAAAAAAGCGGCCCATAGTGATTCAAAGAAAAAAGCAGGTGTTGTGTCACCACACAAACCTGCTTCAGATCACCCCTGGCGGGGCAGATCTACAAATATGACTGCCAAGGATGATACCATAATTCAAAGGAATAGTGACATTTTCTTTGACCATTTGGGGAGACTTTTTCTCTGGCTATTGACACGCTGCTTAATTGTTACTTGACCTCAATCATCTGAAAGACTAAAATTTATTAGTTGACGCTATGGAAAATCGGGCACCATGCCTGAGAAGGGAGAACTCTTTTTTATGGACGCAAGCGGCCCCAGTCCTGAACCTGTGGGACAATCTCTTTTAATTTTCATCTAGCAGACCCCGGGCCGTTTCGTACCCGGGCGATGCGGGTACGGAGGGAATTTTATGTTAAAGATCACCAAGACCACCGAGTCGCAGCTCATCGAGCTGACGCCCGACCGGATAGAGGTCGGCGCGTGGATAAACCTTGTACGCCCGTCGGCGGACGAACTCAACGCGGTAGAGGCGATAACGGAGGCGCCGCAGGACTTCATCAGGTCCGCGCTTGACCCCGAGGAGTCGTCTCGTATTGAGATAGAGGATAACCATATCCTTGTCCTTATAAATGTTCCGATAAATCATGACTCGCATGTCTATGAATACGACACGATACCGCTCGGCATTATCATCACCCCTGATTACATCGTCACCATCTGCCAGGAATACAACGACGTCATCCAGAATTTTTCCGAGACGCGCTTCCGTTATTTCAGCACCTTCAAGCGTACGCGGCTTTTATTCCAGATACTGTACCGTTCGGCGATGCTCTTCCTGAAAGACCTGCGCCAGATGACGCGCCGTTCCGACCAGATAGAGCAGGATCTGCGCAAGTCGATGAAGAATGAGGAGCTCTTCCAGCTGCTCGACCTGCAAAAGGGGCTCACCTACTATTCGATGTCCCTGCGCTCCAACAAGGTCGTCGTGGAAAGGCTGCTGCGTCTCTGTTCCAACCCGCAGGTCAGCCACATCATCAAATTCCGCGAGGAGGACGAAGAGCTGCTCGACGACGTCCGTGTCGAATACGACCAGGCGATCGAGATGGCGCAGATACAGACCGACGTCCTCGCGGGGATGATGGACGCCTTCGCCTCCGTCATCTCCAACAACCTGAACATCGTGATGAAATTCCTCGCCTCGATAACCATCGTCATGGCTATCCCGACGATGGTGGCCAGCTTCTTCGGCATGAACGTCCCCGTCCCCTGGGAGGGCGATCCGATGGGATTCGTCATCGTCAGCATCGTCGCGCTGGGGCTGACGATCGTCTCTATCTGGGTGCTCTGGAAGAAGCGGCTCTTCTAAAAATCCGCGTGAAAAGTTATAGAAATTATAGAAAGGGAGGGCGCCCGCAGCACGGGGCCCTCCCTCTTTGTTGTTTCGTACGCCGGTATTTACTTCACTATGGCCCGCAGAATATCTATCGTCTCCAGAGCCCGCGCGTTTTTTCCCTCCGCGAGGTACTGCGTGGAAACTCCGAGGACGAAGGCGATGATGAAATTCGCGGTCTGTACGGGGGTGTGCGTCTTCATTATCTCAAGGTTCGAGGCATAGCGGGCGACATAGGAGGCGACGACCTCTGTTAGCTCTCCGACGAGCACGCTGAACTCCGCCCTGAAGGGCTCCGAGCTCATGGCCAGATTGGAAAACTCAAGCCGCAGGCGGTGGATGTCCGAATCCTTGACGATGCTCTCCTTTGAATATTCGCAGATAAAGTCGATAAAGCCGTCCGAGGAGGATATACCCTCCATCTTCTCCCTGATGTCGCCGACAAACGACTCCTTGAGCTGACGGATGAGGGCGATAAAGAGCCCCTCTTTATTTTTATAGTGATAGGATATCTGGCTGATGGCGACGCCAGCCTCCTGGGCGATATCGCGCATGGAAACCTGAGCGTAACCATTCTGTGAAATGAGGTTAAGCGCGGCCTCCAATATCCTTTTTGACGTATCCTTCTCTTCGGTATGCAAGGCGGCATATCCCTTCTCTCGCGGCGGTAAACATTTTCTTCAAGGATAAATATATCACATTTTTCACCCGCGGGGCCGCGGCGGGGCGGTTTCCATAATAATACTGAAAATACCGGATTTTGATTGACTTATCTATCGTGATTGTTATAATACGAACGTTCGTTCTAATACTGATATTAAAAAAGTTTTAGGCTACGTCGTTTGCGCTTTGACTTTTGCCGGTGTGGAACGGATAATAAAAAAGTTATTTGAAATGTATCTCGAAGGGAGCAGCATAGATGAAGGTTTCGGAGTTCTTTACCGGTAAGAGGATACTTCTGACGATTCTCGCAGTGTTGATAATCGGTTCTTCCATCGCCATCTATTTTAAGGAAAAGCCCAAAGAAAAGTATGTCAAGGCCTCGGGAACGGTCGAGGTGACGCAGGTGCAGCTCGCGCCGCTCGCTGGCGGCCGCATAGAGGAGCTCGCGATAGACGAATCGGACCATGTGAAAAAGGGGCAGTTCATCGCCCGTCTTTCGCTGGACGGCGCGGACGACGAGGTGAAGATGGCGGAGGCCGCGCTCGCCGCCGCGAAGGCGCAGCTTGAAGAGCTCAGAAACGGCTTCCGTAAGGAGGACGTCTCAAAGGCTAAGGCCGAACTCGCCGCGCGCAAAGTTCAGTATGAACAGGCCCTGCGGGATGAAAAGCGTTTCGCGGCGCTCGCGGCGGACGGAGTGGTGGCGGCGCGCGACGCGGAGCTCTACGCCGAAGCGTCAAAGGCCTCCTACAACGCGATGCTGGCGGCCTCCGACCAGGTGCGGCTGCTGGAAAACGGCATGCGTCCCGAGCAGATATCGGCGGCGGAGGCGAATGTCGCGCGCGCCGAATCGGCCTATCAGAGGGCCAAGACCCTTATCGGCTACAAAGAACTATACTCGCCCGCTGACGGCGTTGTTTTGACGAAAAATTACCAGGTAGGCGACGTTGTGAACGCGGGCGCCGCCATCGCCACCCTCGGCGATATGGACGACTGCTGGGTCAAGCTCTACATCCCTTCGACACAGCTGGGGCTCATCAAGCTCGGCGCGAAGTGCAGCGTCTATGTGGACCCCTTCCCCAAACGCGCCTTCGAGGCCACCGTCACCGAGGTCAACCAGCAGGCCGAGTATAACCCGCGCATGTCGCTGACGCAGAACGAACGCGCGAACATGGTCTTCTGGATAAAGATCTCCATCAAGGATACGGAGGGCGTCATCAAGCCCGGAATGCCGGCGGACGTCACGATACTATGATGGAGGCCGCGCCGGAGCGCATCCTCTCATACCGCAGCGTCACAAAAGATTTCGGCGCGCTGCGTGCCCTGGACGGCGTCGACCTGGAGATAAAGAGGGGAGAAATATTTGGCTTCATCGGCCCCGACGGGGCGGGGAAGACGACGATGATGCGCATCGCGATGGGTATCATCAACCCCGACGGCGGAGAATGTTCGCTGCTCGGCTCGACCGACAGGCGCAAAGCCCGCGTCATGGCGGGTTATGTGCCGCAGCTCTTCAGCCTCTACCTGAACATGAGCGTTATGGAGAACATCAGCCTCTTTGGCTCGCTCTACGGCAAACCGGCGGGCGAAGTCGAGCAGCGCGCGGAATACATACTTTCGCGCGTCGGCCTCTGGGGCTTCCGCGACCGTTTTGCGGGGAATCTTTCGGGAGGCATGAAGCAGAAGCTGGCCCTCGCGATCGGACTGCTCAACACGCCGGAGATACTGCTGCTCGACGAACCGACGACCGGCGTCGACCCGGTGGCGCGCCGCGAATTCTGGGCCCTTCTCTACCAGTTCAACCACGAGGGGCTCACGATCGTCGTCAGTACCCCATACATGGACGAGGCGGAGCTCTGCACGCGGAAATTGTTCCTCAACAACGGAAAGATACTCGACATCGGCACCACGGGCGAGCTGCTCTCGCGTTATCCGTACAAGCTGCTCAGCCTTGGCAGCGGCGGACGTGAGATCCGCGGCTGGCTTGAGGGCCGTCCGCACATTGTGGACGCCAATATGTTCGGCTCAAAATACCACATTGTGACGGACGACGCGGAGAGCGCGCGAAGCTGTATCGAGACGGTCTTTAAAGAACACGGCAGCCCGCTGCCGGAGATCCGCGGCATCGAACCGGGACTTGAAGACCTCTTCGTCGCCTTTGCGGGAAAGGAGAACTGACATGCCCCCCGTAGTGGTGCGCACTGAACACCTGACGAAAAAATTCGGCAGCTTCACCGCCGTCGACGACATAAATATGTCCATTGAGGAGGGGGAGGTCTACGGCTTCCTAGGTCCAAACGGCGCGGGGAAATCGACGACCATCCGCATGCTCTGTGGCCTGCTCGCGCCCACCTCGGGCAAGGGGCTCGTTCTTGGCCTCGACCTGGCCTCCAACGGACAGAAACTGAAAGAAAAAATCGGCTACATGTCGCAGAAATTCTCGCTCTACCCGGAGCTCTCCGTCCTGGAAAACCTCAACCTCTACTCTGGACTCTACGGGCTTAAGGGCGCGGAGAAAAAGAGGCGTATCGACGAAATGATCGAGCTCGCGGGACTTGTGGGGCGTGAGAACGAACCCACCTCGTCGCTCTCGGGCGGCTGGCGGCAGAGGCTCGCCCTCGGCTGCGCCATCCTCCACAAGCCGAAGATACTCTTTCTCGACGAGGCGACGAGCGGCGTCGACCCCAAGGCGCGCCTGCTCTTCTGGGACATCATCTACGACCTCGCCGCGGAGGGCACCACCGTTATGGTCACCACCCACTTCATGGACGAGGCGGAACACTGCAACAAGGTTGCCTTCATCTACTACGGGCGGCTGATTGCCGACGACTCACCGGACAACCTGAAGAAAAAGATCCCCGGCAAACTCTACGAGGTGACGGCGGCGGACCCGATGGCGCTGCTTGCCAAGGTGCAGGCCGGAGAGGGCGGCCCGATGATCGACTCCTACTTCTTCGGCGACAAGGTGCACCTGCTCGTCGCGCAGGACCGGGAGATAACGGCGGAGGGCATCTTCGCGGAGAGCAAAATCGAACGCATCGAACAATCGATGGAAGACGTCTTTGTCTATCTCGTCAAATCCCATGCGGGCGACGACCTGGGAGACGGACGAATATCGGGGATCGGCAATATCACTGCGAATCAGGCCCAAGAGGCGAAAAAAGAGGGGACAAAATGAACTGGGAACGGATGCACGCACTGATAGTAAAAGAATTCATACAGCTTATGCGCGACCGCATCACGCTGGCGATAGTCGTATTCATGCCGCTGGCGCAGCTGCTTATCTTCGGCTTTGCTATCAACACCGACATAAAACACCTGCGCACCGTGGTCTTTGACCAGTCGCGTACGCAGGAGAGCCGCGAAATGATAAACAGCCTCACCTCCAGCAACTACTTCGACGTCATAAAATACGCCGGAAGCGTCAAAGAGGTCGACCAGACGGTAGAATCGGGGCGCGCGAAGGTGGGCATCGTATTCCCGCCGGATTACGCGAGCCGGATAAAGGGCGGCCGTCAGACCTCCGTGCAGGTGATTATCGACGCGACGGACAACCTGAGCGCCTCCTCGGCGCTCGCCGCGGCGCAGACCATCGGCATGCTTAAATCACAGGAGATCCTTGCGGAAAAATTCTCGCGCCTCGGCATGAAGATACCGGGACAGGCGGTGGATATGAGGATACGGTTATGGTACAACCCCGACTTCATCACCTCGTGGTACATCGTGCCGGGCATCATGGGGCTGCTGCTGACGCTGACGCTCATCTCAATGATGTCGATGGCCATCGTCCGTGAGAGCGAGCAGGGGACGCTTGAGCAGCTGCTCGTCACGCCGATGAAGATATGGGAGCTGCTCTTCTCTAAGATAATCCCCTACATCGTCGTCGGCTACGTGCAGGTATTTATCTCCATCGTCGTCGGCATCTTCGTCTTCAATATGCCCTTCCTCGGGAGCCTCACCCTATTCTATTTCCTTACCTTCTTCTACGTGGTGGCGAGCCTCTCGCTGGGCATCATGATCTCCTGCTTCGCGCAGAACCAGACGCAGGCGCTCCAGATGTCTGTATTCATCATCCTGCCCAGCGTGCTCCTTTCGGGCTTCGTATTCCCGCTCGAATCGATGCCCGCGGGCTTCCGCTACCTTGGCGAGTGTTTCCCGATAACATATTACATCAGCCTCTCGCGCCAGATAATCCTCAAGGGCGGCGGCCTCGCCTACGTCTGGCAGGACACCCTCGCGCTCGTCGCCTACATCGCGGTGATGTTTACGGCGTCGATACTGATGTTCAAACGCCGCTTCGTTCCGTAAACGGCGGCGTTTCCTGATGATCTTTCAAATTCCTAGAGGCATAAACGTGGGAAAGGACAGATAAAAAATGTTCACGAAAAAAATTGTCATGGCATTTCTGATAATATCACTCACGGCGGGAGCGGCGGCCGCTTCGCAGAGACCGGCTGCGGAGGATGGCGCGCCGCAGACGCCGCCGGTAACGGTTCCCGCCGTAGACGACGCGCTGCTTGCGGCGCTGCTGACGACGGCCTACTCAAATAATCCGCAGATCGCGGCGGCGGCGCAGAAGAGGGCTGCCGCGGAGGCGCAGATCGCCCAGGCGCAGTCCAAAATGGGACCGCGGGCCTCGGCGGGCATGGCGG is drawn from Cloacibacillus porcorum and contains these coding sequences:
- a CDS encoding TetR/AcrR family transcriptional regulator; translation: MHTEEKDTSKRILEAALNLISQNGYAQVSMRDIAQEAGVAISQISYHYKNKEGLFIALIRQLKESFVGDIREKMEGISSSDGFIDFICEYSKESIVKDSDIHRLRLEFSNLAMSSEPFRAEFSVLVGELTEVVASYVARYASNLEIMKTHTPVQTANFIIAFVLGVSTQYLAEGKNARALETIDILRAIVK
- a CDS encoding ABC transporter ATP-binding protein; the encoded protein is MMEAAPERILSYRSVTKDFGALRALDGVDLEIKRGEIFGFIGPDGAGKTTMMRIAMGIINPDGGECSLLGSTDRRKARVMAGYVPQLFSLYLNMSVMENISLFGSLYGKPAGEVEQRAEYILSRVGLWGFRDRFAGNLSGGMKQKLALAIGLLNTPEILLLDEPTTGVDPVARREFWALLYQFNHEGLTIVVSTPYMDEAELCTRKLFLNNGKILDIGTTGELLSRYPYKLLSLGSGGREIRGWLEGRPHIVDANMFGSKYHIVTDDAESARSCIETVFKEHGSPLPEIRGIEPGLEDLFVAFAGKEN
- a CDS encoding magnesium transporter CorA family protein translates to MLKITKTTESQLIELTPDRIEVGAWINLVRPSADELNAVEAITEAPQDFIRSALDPEESSRIEIEDNHILVLINVPINHDSHVYEYDTIPLGIIITPDYIVTICQEYNDVIQNFSETRFRYFSTFKRTRLLFQILYRSAMLFLKDLRQMTRRSDQIEQDLRKSMKNEELFQLLDLQKGLTYYSMSLRSNKVVVERLLRLCSNPQVSHIIKFREEDEELLDDVRVEYDQAIEMAQIQTDVLAGMMDAFASVISNNLNIVMKFLASITIVMAIPTMVASFFGMNVPVPWEGDPMGFVIVSIVALGLTIVSIWVLWKKRLF
- a CDS encoding ABC transporter permease, translating into MNWERMHALIVKEFIQLMRDRITLAIVVFMPLAQLLIFGFAINTDIKHLRTVVFDQSRTQESREMINSLTSSNYFDVIKYAGSVKEVDQTVESGRAKVGIVFPPDYASRIKGGRQTSVQVIIDATDNLSASSALAAAQTIGMLKSQEILAEKFSRLGMKIPGQAVDMRIRLWYNPDFITSWYIVPGIMGLLLTLTLISMMSMAIVRESEQGTLEQLLVTPMKIWELLFSKIIPYIVVGYVQVFISIVVGIFVFNMPFLGSLTLFYFLTFFYVVASLSLGIMISCFAQNQTQALQMSVFIILPSVLLSGFVFPLESMPAGFRYLGECFPITYYISLSRQIILKGGGLAYVWQDTLALVAYIAVMFTASILMFKRRFVP
- a CDS encoding HlyD family secretion protein; the encoded protein is MKVSEFFTGKRILLTILAVLIIGSSIAIYFKEKPKEKYVKASGTVEVTQVQLAPLAGGRIEELAIDESDHVKKGQFIARLSLDGADDEVKMAEAALAAAKAQLEELRNGFRKEDVSKAKAELAARKVQYEQALRDEKRFAALAADGVVAARDAELYAEASKASYNAMLAASDQVRLLENGMRPEQISAAEANVARAESAYQRAKTLIGYKELYSPADGVVLTKNYQVGDVVNAGAAIATLGDMDDCWVKLYIPSTQLGLIKLGAKCSVYVDPFPKRAFEATVTEVNQQAEYNPRMSLTQNERANMVFWIKISIKDTEGVIKPGMPADVTIL
- a CDS encoding linear amide C-N hydrolase — translated: MKNKVLTALLLLLCLQALPFAAFGGEKAVKPGNPAAYLTTKAQRLSLATLHDIDDGKLYTIDYTADYRLDKMLKSNVDGVRSCISFVEKHLLKEGAKADIKAGGGCSAFAVRAGDGKVIYGRNFDYKMDMTAVLIRTAPKGGYVSIGLADAGWVGYGIGSLGDGVSDISMAVGLPYLIMDGMNEKGLAVSVFYLDGEPARQNTGKPKIMTTVAMRLMLDRAANVDEALALVGQYDMQSAMPDANFHFLISDASGRSVVLEYCGNKMSVLDEHYVTNFYLDPSMEGLGHGKDRYEILKSVLAFKKDVLSEKEAMSLLEMVSQPETEASTSMTQWSVVYNLTDLNATVAIRREYEKLFRFSISDISGK
- a CDS encoding ABC transporter ATP-binding protein; this translates as MPPVVVRTEHLTKKFGSFTAVDDINMSIEEGEVYGFLGPNGAGKSTTIRMLCGLLAPTSGKGLVLGLDLASNGQKLKEKIGYMSQKFSLYPELSVLENLNLYSGLYGLKGAEKKRRIDEMIELAGLVGRENEPTSSLSGGWRQRLALGCAILHKPKILFLDEATSGVDPKARLLFWDIIYDLAAEGTTVMVTTHFMDEAEHCNKVAFIYYGRLIADDSPDNLKKKIPGKLYEVTAADPMALLAKVQAGEGGPMIDSYFFGDKVHLLVAQDREITAEGIFAESKIERIEQSMEDVFVYLVKSHAGDDLGDGRISGIGNITANQAQEAKKEGTK
- a CDS encoding SufB/SufD family protein is translated as MKEEFRVDEHLDDFRADAPVHDEIKNIAELPAGDRERLLRAGIDDEEKAAGTFVHADHNTVYCNANLKGVELMPISYALFKYDGLKDYCWKIIEKEKDPFTELAAKRSEGGYFIRTEKGAKVDYPVQACMYIETDALAQDVHNIVIAEEGSELNIISGCASGPNVRSGLHVGVSEMYVKKGATLSFTMVHDWAEEMSVRPRTVVVVEEGGRYISNYICLKPAKDLQMYPTVYLNGEDSVATFNTVLMAGPGSKMDTGSRVYLRGRGSRAEIVSRTVSTGGDIYARGHLIGEEAGVKAHLECNGLLLSNQGKIHAIPELEARHKDLEMSHEAAVGKINQEETEYLMARGLSETEAQSLIIKGFLSLDILGLPESLRKDVERTIEESTAAGAM